The nucleotide window GACTTACCAGCCTGTGCCAGGCGCGCAATCTGATTAAGGTTAGTACCAATGCCAACCAGCTGCCGCCGTAACTCCGGCGGCACACTTTCTTTTATCTCTGCTCCGCGTCCAACGTCGCGCAAATACGCTGACACCTTCTTGTAACCAGCTGCCGCCGCTTTCTCCTGCAACTCCTTCTTTTCATCAGGGCTTACGCGCACATCAATGCGCAAAGTGCGCGCAGCCTCGGCAGTCGTTTCGTCTGGCTTCTCTAGTTCCATGGGCTATTTACGGCGCTTCGTGAGGAATGGCTACTAAACAGAGGTGGTAGCCATGTACGCAAATCTAAGCAGCTAAAGTTAGCAAGCCAAGCCATGTGAGCTTGCGAACATGGCGGTGTCATTGAATCGGGCAAACGAAGTTTGTCCGGACAATGACATGGCTTGCTTACCGATAGAACGAGGACGTTGGACGGGGTTAGGACTAGGAGTACTATGCTTCTACGCATCCTTGCTTCTGTGCTTCAATGAAGCATCGAGAAAGTAGTTATAGTTGGTTAGATCGGATTATAGCAGGCACCTACTATTAGTAGTAATCACTTTAAATTTTGCTTCGATACTTCATTGCTTCAATGCTTCATCGCATCACATTTACAAGAAGTGTGAGTAATAGGACAACCAGTTGGATTTTGCTTCTGCGCTTCTATGCTTCATTGCTTCGATAAAACAAAAGAAAACCTACAATTATGCTTCAACGCTTCATTGTATCACTGCTTCTATCAATCACTGATAATTTGCTTCATTGAAGCATTACATCAATGATACGATGATAAGTTGCTTCGCCACTTCTAAGATTCACCGACACAGTGTATCTTTGATACATTGCTTCTTTGCTACAACGAATCA belongs to Hymenobacter oligotrophus and includes:
- a CDS encoding plasmid mobilization protein, encoding MELEKPDETTAEAARTLRIDVRVSPDEKKELQEKAAAAGYKKVSAYLRDVGRGAEIKESVPPELRRQLVGIGTNLNQIARLAQAGKSFSNHEAQLLEVLKIIRDI